The following proteins come from a genomic window of Ammospiza nelsoni isolate bAmmNel1 chromosome 6, bAmmNel1.pri, whole genome shotgun sequence:
- the FCF1 gene encoding rRNA-processing protein FCF1 homolog — protein MGKQKKARKYAVMKRMISLRDERLKEKDRAKAPVKKKEDPSAIKEREVPQHPSCLFFQYNTQLGPPYHILVDTNFINFSIKAKLDLVQSMMDCLYAKCIPCITDCVMGEIEKLGQKYRVALRIAKDPRFERLPCMHKGTYADDCLVQRVTQHKCYIVATVDKELKRRIRKIPGVPIMYISRHRYNIERMPDDYGAPRF, from the exons ATG GGGAAGCAGAAGAAGGCGCGGAAGTACGCGGTCATGAAGCGCATGATCAGCCTCCGGGACGAGCGCCT TAAAGAGAAGGACCGCGCAAAAGCCcctgtgaagaagaaggaggaccCGAGTGCCATCAAAGAGCGGGAGGT GCCCCAGCATCCCTCTTGCTTGTTCTTCCAATATAATACACAGCTGGGCCCCCCTTACCACATCCTGGTTGACACTAACTTCATCAACTTCTCCATCAAGGCCAAACTGGACCTAGTGCAGTCGATGATGGACTGTCTCTATGCCAAGT GTATTCCATGTATCACAGATTGTGTAATGGGTGAAATTGAAAAGTTAGGACAGAAGTACCGTGTGGCATTAAG AATTGCCAAGGACCCTCGCTTTGAACGCTTGCCATGTATGCACAAAGGAACCTACGCCGACGACTGCTTGGTGCAGAGGGTCACTCAG CACAAATGTTACATTGTGGCCACAGTGGATAAAGAGCTCAAGCGGAGAATACGAAAAATCCCTGGAGTGCCCATAATGTATATTTCCAGGCACAG